DNA sequence from the Candidatus Planktophila sulfonica genome:
AGGTAGCCGGCGATCTCTTGGGTCGTGCCTCACTTGGCGCAGCAGCGGGTCAAGTACTTGTCTGCGATACAACATCGGTTAACTTCTATCAGCTCTGCCTTGCAGCAATTAATGCGCGCCCTGGCCGCAAGACAATCATTACCGATGCGGCAAACTTTCCTACCGATCGATACATCCTCGATGGAATCGCAAAGCAACTTGGCCTCAATCTCGTCATCATTGATAACGAAGATCCAGCGATTGCAGAGAACGAACGCATCACTGCAGAACTTCTTGAGAAGTACATGTCAGAAGATGTTGCTCTCGTAACTTTTGAAGTCATTCAGTATCGCTCAGGTGCGCGAACAGATATTCAATCAGTCACTGATTTAGCTCGTTCTTATGGCGCCTACGTTGTCTGGGATGCCAGCCACGCGACAGGTGCAATCGAGATGAACTTCGATGAATGCGGTGTCGATCTCGCCGTTGGGTGTACATATAAATATGGAAATGCCGGTCCTGGTTCTCCTGCTTGGTTATATGTAAATAAGCGTGTGCAGAAAGAACTACAAGTTCCTATCCAGGGTTGGTTTGGAAATGAAGATCAATTTGGAATGGGTCCTCACTTTGAAAAGGCAGAAGGTATCCGTGGATTCCAGATTGCTAGCCCATCCATTATTGGTATTCGTGGCGTGCAAATAGCCTTCGAAATGATTGAAGAAGCTGGCATTGATGTCATTGCCTCAAAGGCAGCAATTGGTACTCAAATGATGATCGATCTCTTCGACGAATGGCTTGCACCTCTTGGCTACACACTTCTTACATCTCGTAATCCAAAAGAACGCGGTGGTCACATCTCTATTGGGCATCCCGATGCCGCAAAGATCTGTGTAGCACTTCGTAAATTTGCAAACGTAATTCCTGATTACCGCACGCCTAATGCGATCCGCTTAGCGATTGCTCCATTGCCAACGTCTTACGTTGAAGTTTGGGATGGTTTCCAGCGCATCCGCGATCTGACTGAAACTCGTCAATATGAAAAGGTTGAAGGATCGGATTCACGAGTTACATGAGCGAAA
Encoded proteins:
- a CDS encoding kynureninase, which gives rise to MKVTDRAYALELDKNDPLASYRSKFVITDPNLCYLDGNSLGRLPHATVKAVSDFVSHEWGNEVVTGWSHWIDEAQVAGDLLGRASLGAAAGQVLVCDTTSVNFYQLCLAAINARPGRKTIITDAANFPTDRYILDGIAKQLGLNLVIIDNEDPAIAENERITAELLEKYMSEDVALVTFEVIQYRSGARTDIQSVTDLARSYGAYVVWDASHATGAIEMNFDECGVDLAVGCTYKYGNAGPGSPAWLYVNKRVQKELQVPIQGWFGNEDQFGMGPHFEKAEGIRGFQIASPSIIGIRGVQIAFEMIEEAGIDVIASKAAIGTQMMIDLFDEWLAPLGYTLLTSRNPKERGGHISIGHPDAAKICVALRKFANVIPDYRTPNAIRLAIAPLPTSYVEVWDGFQRIRDLTETRQYEKVEGSDSRVT